One segment of Gordonia terrae DNA contains the following:
- a CDS encoding sigma-70 family RNA polymerase sigma factor — MKLTGGELNDAVRAAGQGDRAALTSVLESVQEPILRYCRGRIGVGERHLFSADDIAQEALMAVMTALPRYRDQGKPFMAFVYGIASHKVADAMRVAARVKSDPVDEIPEVSHVAGGPEQFAIDADGSRRMRALLGILPEKQREVLVLRLIVGMSAEETAQAIGSTAGAVRVAQHRALAKLKDELRRTGGHDERTV; from the coding sequence ATGAAGTTGACAGGTGGTGAGTTGAACGACGCCGTCCGGGCCGCGGGCCAAGGCGATCGTGCCGCTCTCACGTCAGTTCTCGAAAGCGTGCAGGAACCGATCCTGCGCTACTGCCGAGGACGCATCGGGGTCGGGGAACGCCATCTGTTCTCCGCCGACGACATCGCGCAGGAGGCATTGATGGCGGTGATGACCGCACTGCCCCGTTATCGGGACCAGGGCAAACCGTTCATGGCCTTCGTCTACGGCATCGCGTCGCACAAGGTTGCCGACGCCATGCGGGTGGCGGCGCGGGTGAAATCGGACCCGGTCGACGAGATCCCCGAGGTCTCGCACGTCGCCGGCGGTCCGGAGCAGTTCGCCATCGACGCCGACGGCAGCAGACGGATGCGAGCACTGTTGGGCATCCTGCCGGAGAAACAGCGCGAGGTCCTGGTCCTGCGGTTGATCGTCGGCATGTCGGCGGAGGAGACCGCGCAGGCCATCGGCAGCACTGCCGGGGCGGTGCGAGTCGCCCAGCACCGGGCGCTGGCGAAATTGAAAGACGAGTTGAGACGGACAGGAGGTCACGATGAGCGGACAGTCTGA
- the groL gene encoding chaperonin GroEL (60 kDa chaperone family; promotes refolding of misfolded polypeptides especially under stressful conditions; forms two stacked rings of heptamers to form a barrel-shaped 14mer; ends can be capped by GroES; misfolded proteins enter the barrel where they are refolded when GroES binds): MAKQIEFNETARRALERGIDQLADTVKVTLGPRGRHVVLAKAFGGPSVTNDGVTIARDIELDDPFENLGAQLVKSVATKTNDVAGDGTTTATVLAQAMVKAGLRNVAAGSNPIALGQGISKAADALSEALLAAATPVSGEKAIAQIATVSSRDEEIGEMVGKAMTAVGADGVVTVEESSGLSTDLEITEGVQFDKGFLSPYFVTDVDSQEAVLEDALVLLYRDKISSLPEFLPLLEKVVEAGKSLLIVAEDVEGEPLSTLVVNSIRKTIRAVAVKAPFFGDRRKAFLEDLAVVTGGTVVSSDIGLSLSTVGLEVLGSVRRVVVTKDATTLVEGAGTKDAIADRSAQLRREIEQSDSDWDKEKLAERLAKLSGGVAVIRVGAATETALKERKHRVEDAVAAAKAGVEEGIIPGGGSAIVQASKKLDALAESLTGDEALGVRVVRDSARAPLYWIAANAGLDGAVVVDKVAGAADGSGFNAASLTYGDLVGEGIIDPVKVTRSAVVNAASVARMVLTTETAITDQPADEPAGHAGHGHAH; the protein is encoded by the coding sequence ATGGCCAAGCAGATTGAATTCAACGAAACCGCGCGACGGGCGCTCGAGCGAGGCATCGACCAACTCGCCGACACCGTCAAGGTCACCCTCGGCCCCCGCGGACGGCATGTCGTCCTCGCCAAGGCCTTCGGCGGACCGAGCGTCACCAACGACGGCGTCACCATCGCCCGCGACATCGAACTCGACGATCCGTTCGAGAACCTCGGCGCGCAGCTGGTGAAGTCCGTCGCCACCAAGACCAACGACGTCGCGGGCGACGGCACCACCACCGCAACGGTTCTCGCGCAGGCGATGGTCAAGGCAGGTCTCCGGAACGTGGCGGCCGGGTCCAACCCGATCGCCCTCGGGCAGGGGATCAGCAAGGCTGCCGATGCGCTCAGCGAGGCCCTGCTCGCCGCGGCCACCCCGGTCTCGGGCGAGAAGGCCATCGCACAGATCGCCACCGTGTCCTCCCGGGACGAGGAGATCGGCGAGATGGTCGGCAAGGCGATGACTGCGGTCGGCGCCGACGGTGTCGTCACCGTCGAGGAGAGTTCCGGACTGAGCACCGACCTCGAGATCACCGAGGGCGTCCAGTTCGACAAGGGCTTCCTCTCGCCGTACTTCGTCACCGACGTCGACAGCCAGGAAGCGGTCCTCGAAGACGCGCTCGTGCTGCTCTACCGCGACAAGATCAGCTCCCTGCCGGAGTTCCTGCCGCTGCTGGAGAAGGTCGTCGAGGCGGGCAAGTCGCTGCTGATCGTCGCCGAGGACGTCGAGGGCGAGCCGCTGTCGACCCTCGTCGTCAACTCGATCCGCAAGACGATCCGCGCCGTCGCGGTCAAGGCGCCGTTCTTCGGCGACCGCCGCAAGGCCTTCCTCGAAGATCTCGCGGTCGTCACCGGCGGAACCGTGGTCTCCTCCGACATCGGTCTGAGCCTGTCAACCGTCGGCCTCGAGGTGCTCGGCTCGGTCCGCCGCGTCGTCGTCACCAAGGACGCGACCACCCTGGTCGAGGGTGCCGGGACCAAGGACGCGATCGCGGACCGTTCGGCCCAGCTCCGGCGCGAGATCGAGCAGTCCGACTCGGACTGGGACAAGGAGAAGCTCGCCGAGCGTCTGGCCAAGCTCTCCGGTGGTGTCGCCGTCATCCGTGTCGGCGCGGCCACCGAGACCGCCCTCAAGGAGCGCAAGCACCGCGTCGAGGACGCCGTCGCCGCGGCCAAGGCCGGGGTCGAGGAGGGCATCATCCCCGGCGGTGGCTCGGCCATCGTGCAGGCGTCGAAGAAGCTCGACGCACTCGCCGAGTCGCTGACCGGCGACGAGGCCCTGGGCGTGCGGGTCGTACGCGACTCCGCGCGTGCACCGCTGTACTGGATTGCCGCGAACGCGGGCCTCGACGGTGCGGTCGTGGTCGACAAGGTCGCAGGCGCGGCCGACGGCTCGGGATTCAATGCCGCCAGCCTCACCTACGGCGACCTGGTCGGCGAGGGCATCATCGACCCGGTGAAGGTGACCCGTTCAGCAGTCGTCAACGCGGCATCGGTGGCCCGGATGGTGTTGACCACCGAGACCGCCATCACCGACCAGCCGGCCGACGAGCCCGCCGGTCACGCCGGTCACGGGCACGCGCACTGA
- the groES gene encoding co-chaperone GroES produces the protein MASVNIKPLEDKILVQAVEAETTTASGLVIPDSAKEKPQEGTVIAVGEGRVTEQGNRVPVDVKEGDTVIYSKYGGTEIKYAGEEYLILSARDVLAVIGK, from the coding sequence GTGGCGAGCGTGAACATCAAGCCGCTTGAGGACAAGATCCTGGTGCAGGCCGTCGAGGCCGAGACGACCACCGCCTCGGGCCTGGTCATCCCGGACTCCGCCAAGGAGAAGCCGCAGGAAGGCACCGTCATCGCTGTCGGCGAGGGTCGGGTCACCGAGCAGGGCAACCGCGTCCCCGTGGACGTCAAAGAAGGCGACACCGTCATCTACAGCAAGTACGGCGGCACCGAGATCAAGTACGCCGGCGAGGAGTACCTGATCCTCTCGGCACGCGACGTCCTCGCCGTCATCGGCAAGTAG
- the tsaD gene encoding tRNA (adenosine(37)-N6)-threonylcarbamoyltransferase complex transferase subunit TsaD, whose product MIVMGIESSCDETGVGIVRWTPGDGDAPGYATMLADEVASSVNEHARFGGVVPEIASRAHLEAIVPTMRRARETAGIDRPDAIAVTIGPGLAGALLVGVAAAKAYALAWDVPLYAMNHLGGHVAVDTLEHGPMPECVALLVSGGHTHLLHVTDLAEPIVELGTTVDDAAGEAFDKVARLLDLGFPGGPALDSAARAGDPGAIAFPRGMTGPRDSRHDFSFSGVKTAVARYVEKCERDGAEVPVADVAASFQEAVADVLTMKAVRACRDLGVDTLVLGGGATANSRIRSLAQERCAAAGIDLRVPKPRLCTDNGVMIATLGAHVIAGGARPSPLTVASDPAMSVRVSQL is encoded by the coding sequence GTGATCGTCATGGGTATCGAGAGTTCCTGCGACGAAACGGGTGTCGGCATCGTCCGGTGGACGCCGGGCGACGGTGACGCCCCCGGATACGCGACGATGCTCGCCGACGAGGTGGCGTCGAGCGTAAACGAACATGCGCGGTTCGGCGGCGTGGTCCCCGAGATCGCATCGCGTGCGCATCTGGAGGCGATCGTCCCCACGATGCGCCGGGCGCGGGAGACGGCCGGGATCGACCGTCCCGACGCCATCGCCGTCACCATCGGCCCGGGCCTGGCCGGTGCGCTGCTCGTCGGGGTCGCCGCGGCGAAGGCCTACGCACTCGCCTGGGATGTGCCGCTGTATGCGATGAACCATCTCGGCGGCCACGTCGCGGTGGACACCCTCGAGCACGGACCCATGCCGGAGTGCGTCGCGCTGCTCGTGTCCGGCGGGCACACCCACCTCCTGCACGTCACCGATCTCGCCGAGCCCATCGTCGAACTCGGCACCACGGTCGATGACGCGGCGGGGGAGGCCTTCGACAAGGTCGCCCGTCTGCTGGACCTCGGCTTCCCGGGCGGTCCGGCACTCGACAGCGCCGCCCGCGCGGGCGACCCGGGCGCGATCGCCTTTCCGCGCGGGATGACCGGTCCCCGCGACTCGCGGCACGACTTCTCGTTCAGCGGAGTGAAGACCGCTGTCGCACGGTATGTGGAGAAATGTGAGCGCGACGGCGCGGAGGTGCCCGTCGCGGACGTGGCGGCCTCGTTCCAGGAGGCGGTCGCCGACGTGCTGACGATGAAGGCGGTCCGTGCGTGCCGTGACCTCGGAGTGGACACCCTGGTCCTCGGGGGCGGCGCGACCGCCAATTCCCGCATCCGGTCGCTGGCGCAGGAGCGCTGCGCGGCGGCGGGGATCGACCTGCGGGTGCCCAAGCCGCGGCTGTGTACCGACAACGGGGTCATGATCGCGACCCTCGGTGCCCATGTGATCGCCGGGGGAGCCCGGCCGTCACCGCTGACCGTGGCGTCGGACCCGGCGATGTCGGTGCGAGTCAGCCAGCTGTAG
- the alr gene encoding alanine racemase translates to MTSPALTATVDLGAIAHNVGVLRAVSGSDVMAVVKADAYGHGALPVARAVLAAGATELGVAHLTEAAALRAAGIDAPITAWLHTPGADFAGAITDRIDIALSSIAQLDAVVAAARRVGRPALVTAKVDTGLNRSGVAVDEWADFAERVAKAHADGSVILRAAMCHLARGDEPEHPLNDAQAQRLDLAVADLVRLGATPQVVHIANSPAALTRPDLARDLVRPGIAVYGRTPVPAQGDFGLIPAMTLTARIALVKKVAAGQGVSYSETWIAPRDTVVAVVAAGYADGVPRLLSGRIRVRIGDRMFDGVGRICMDQLVVDLGPDGAGVREGDEAELFGTGAAGGPTAKDWADAIGTIDYEIVSQVGTRVVRRYVGEGVAGVDSEDTVTPENAGTGQ, encoded by the coding sequence ATGACTTCCCCTGCTCTGACCGCGACCGTCGATCTCGGCGCGATCGCCCACAACGTCGGTGTGCTGCGTGCCGTCTCGGGTTCCGACGTAATGGCGGTCGTGAAGGCCGACGCCTACGGCCACGGCGCGCTGCCGGTGGCGCGTGCCGTGCTCGCCGCGGGCGCCACCGAACTCGGTGTCGCGCACCTCACCGAGGCCGCCGCACTGCGGGCAGCCGGCATCGACGCCCCGATCACGGCATGGCTGCACACGCCGGGTGCCGACTTCGCCGGTGCGATCACCGACCGCATCGACATCGCGCTCTCGTCGATCGCGCAGCTCGACGCGGTGGTCGCCGCCGCGCGGCGCGTCGGTCGACCCGCCCTGGTGACCGCCAAGGTCGACACCGGCCTCAATCGCAGCGGCGTCGCGGTGGACGAGTGGGCCGACTTCGCCGAGCGGGTCGCGAAGGCACACGCGGACGGATCGGTGATCCTGCGCGCGGCGATGTGCCATCTCGCGCGCGGAGACGAGCCCGAGCACCCGTTGAACGACGCCCAGGCGCAACGGCTCGACCTCGCGGTGGCCGACCTGGTCCGGCTGGGGGCGACGCCGCAGGTGGTGCACATCGCCAATTCGCCGGCGGCGCTGACCCGCCCGGATCTGGCCCGTGACCTCGTCCGTCCCGGGATCGCCGTGTACGGCCGCACCCCGGTGCCCGCACAGGGCGACTTCGGGCTGATCCCGGCCATGACGCTGACCGCGCGCATCGCGCTCGTGAAGAAGGTGGCCGCGGGGCAGGGCGTGTCCTACAGCGAGACATGGATCGCGCCGCGCGACACGGTGGTCGCCGTGGTCGCCGCGGGATACGCCGACGGCGTACCGCGACTGTTGTCGGGCCGCATCCGGGTCCGGATCGGTGATCGGATGTTCGACGGCGTGGGCCGGATCTGCATGGATCAGCTGGTCGTCGACCTCGGACCGGACGGGGCCGGTGTCCGCGAAGGGGACGAGGCCGAACTGTTCGGCACCGGAGCCGCCGGCGGCCCGACCGCGAAGGACTGGGCGGACGCGATCGGCACCATCGACTACGAGATCGTCTCGCAGGTCGGGACGCGGGTGGTCCGTAGGTACGTCGGCGAGGGGGTCGCCGGGGTAGATTCCGAGGACACGGTGACACCCGAGAACGCGGGGACCGGACAGTGA
- the rimI gene encoding ribosomal protein S18-alanine N-acetyltransferase: MTTPELMIDALTYGDIPRCAALERQMFADDSPWPAAAFRAELNAPHNTYFAARERAGADVIGYAGVSLLGQPDAWECEIHTIAVDPDHRGRGVGKALLEAMLVVADENDAPVFLEVRTDNDVAIALYSRHGFSTAGLRRNYYQPSGADAYTMLRLPVSGRPLEPEEGPA; encoded by the coding sequence ATGACCACACCCGAATTGATGATCGACGCCCTCACCTACGGCGACATCCCGCGCTGTGCCGCGCTGGAACGGCAGATGTTCGCCGACGATTCCCCCTGGCCGGCAGCGGCTTTCCGGGCCGAACTCAACGCGCCCCACAACACCTATTTCGCGGCGCGGGAACGCGCCGGGGCCGACGTCATCGGGTATGCGGGCGTCTCCCTGCTCGGACAGCCGGACGCCTGGGAGTGCGAGATCCACACCATCGCCGTCGATCCGGACCATCGGGGCCGGGGAGTGGGCAAGGCCCTGCTCGAGGCCATGCTCGTCGTCGCCGACGAGAACGACGCCCCGGTGTTCCTCGAGGTGCGCACCGACAACGACGTGGCGATCGCGCTGTACTCGCGGCACGGGTTCAGCACCGCGGGTCTTCGCCGCAACTACTATCAGCCGTCCGGCGCGGATGCCTACACGATGTTGCGGCTACCGGTCTCGGGCCGGCCGCTCGAACCGGAGGAGGGCCCCGCGTGA
- a CDS encoding NAD(P)H-hydrate dehydratase encodes MPIRYLTADEVRDAERASGDLLTGGVLMRRAAHGVAQVIAAELNRTGGCYGRAVGVVVGAGDNGGDALFAGAELCRRGVRVAAVLLAPDKAHAAGLAAFRAAGGRTGERLPDGLDVIVDGVVGLGGRGPLRTNAAEVFAGVDPDTTVIAVDLPSGVDADTGEVHDPAVRADITVTFGVRRRAHLLAAPQCGAVVLVDIGLDDVLPATSRLATPTLSTLVDDEIDWPTPGPGDDKYTQGVVGVIAGSHRYPGAAVLATGAAVTATSGMTRFVGSAHAEVVARWPEVVATPDLADAGRVQAWVLGPGMGTDDAAAATLRTVLATDLPVLADADALTLIARDPGLVDGRTSPTLLTPHAGEFARLTGTELGADRLTAVSGLAARWGVTVLLKGRITLVADPTGHVLGNDAGSSWAATAGAGDVLSGVAGALLAAGTPPRIAGAAAARVHARAAELASGGAPIGASALLSALRPAIREFTTRRARTRVGTAPSAR; translated from the coding sequence CTGAACCGGACCGGCGGCTGCTACGGACGGGCGGTCGGCGTCGTCGTCGGTGCCGGGGACAACGGCGGCGACGCGCTGTTCGCCGGCGCCGAACTGTGCCGCCGCGGAGTGCGGGTCGCGGCGGTCCTCCTCGCTCCGGACAAGGCCCACGCCGCCGGTCTGGCGGCATTCCGCGCCGCCGGCGGACGGACCGGTGAGCGACTCCCCGACGGACTCGACGTGATCGTCGACGGCGTGGTCGGTCTCGGCGGCCGGGGTCCGTTGCGGACGAACGCCGCCGAGGTCTTCGCGGGTGTCGATCCGGACACCACGGTCATCGCGGTGGATCTGCCGTCGGGCGTCGACGCCGACACCGGCGAGGTCCACGATCCGGCGGTTCGTGCCGACATCACGGTCACCTTCGGGGTCCGGCGTCGTGCACATCTGCTCGCCGCTCCGCAGTGTGGGGCAGTCGTCCTGGTCGACATCGGCCTCGACGATGTCCTGCCCGCGACGAGCCGACTCGCCACACCGACGCTCAGCACGCTCGTCGACGACGAGATCGACTGGCCCACACCGGGTCCCGGAGATGACAAGTACACCCAGGGGGTTGTCGGGGTCATCGCCGGGTCGCACCGGTACCCCGGCGCAGCGGTCCTCGCCACCGGCGCGGCGGTCACCGCGACCTCGGGGATGACCCGATTCGTCGGGTCCGCGCACGCCGAAGTGGTGGCGCGGTGGCCGGAGGTCGTCGCGACGCCCGATCTCGCCGACGCCGGTCGCGTCCAGGCGTGGGTCCTCGGCCCCGGTATGGGTACCGACGACGCCGCCGCGGCGACCCTGCGGACGGTCCTGGCCACCGATCTGCCGGTCCTCGCCGACGCCGACGCACTGACCCTGATCGCCCGCGACCCCGGTCTCGTCGACGGACGGACGTCGCCGACCCTGCTGACACCCCACGCGGGCGAGTTCGCCCGCTTGACCGGTACCGAACTGGGCGCCGACCGTCTCACCGCCGTCTCCGGTCTCGCCGCGAGGTGGGGCGTCACGGTGCTGCTGAAGGGACGGATCACGCTGGTCGCCGACCCGACGGGTCACGTCCTCGGCAACGACGCCGGGTCGTCGTGGGCCGCGACCGCCGGGGCCGGGGACGTCCTGTCAGGGGTGGCCGGGGCCCTGCTCGCCGCCGGGACACCGCCTCGGATCGCCGGTGCGGCGGCCGCGCGCGTCCACGCCCGGGCGGCGGAGCTCGCGAGTGGCGGCGCGCCGATCGGGGCGTCGGCCCTGCTGTCGGCGCTGCGTCCGGCGATCCGCGAGTTCACCACGCGCCGAGCACGAACACGAGTGGGTACAGCGCCGTCAGCGCGGTGA
- the tsaE gene encoding tRNA (adenosine(37)-N6)-threonylcarbamoyltransferase complex ATPase subunit type 1 TsaE → MSRPGPGGARELPDVADTEAFGAELASTLTAGDVVILDGPLGAGKTALARGIGAGLGVVGRVTSPTFIIAREHRPGRPDRPGMVHVDAYRLGGTGNGSGVLDELDALDLDSDLDEAVVVVEWGEGVAERLADRHLVVRLRRDADSDVRHVEWEWVSAE, encoded by the coding sequence ATGAGCCGACCGGGTCCCGGCGGTGCGCGTGAACTCCCCGACGTCGCCGACACCGAGGCCTTCGGTGCCGAGCTGGCGTCGACCCTGACCGCGGGGGACGTGGTCATCCTCGACGGACCGCTGGGTGCGGGGAAGACGGCGCTGGCCCGCGGGATCGGAGCCGGGCTCGGCGTCGTGGGCCGGGTGACGTCGCCGACCTTCATCATCGCGCGCGAGCACCGACCGGGCCGCCCGGACCGACCGGGGATGGTCCACGTCGATGCGTACCGGCTCGGCGGCACCGGGAACGGTTCCGGGGTCCTCGACGAGCTGGACGCCCTCGATCTGGACTCCGACCTCGACGAGGCGGTCGTCGTCGTGGAGTGGGGTGAGGGCGTGGCCGAGCGGCTGGCCGATCGGCATCTCGTCGTGCGGCTGCGCCGGGACGCCGACAGCGATGTGCGACATGTGGAGTGGGAATGGGTGAGCGCCGAATGA
- the tsaB gene encoding tRNA (adenosine(37)-N6)-threonylcarbamoyltransferase complex dimerization subunit type 1 TsaB, whose translation MSERLVLAVDTATDSVVAGVAALHDGEVRVLAERVVADHRRHAELLTSLIAESLAESGAARTDLTAVVVGCGPGPFTGLRVGMATGAAFADALGIPAYGVCSLDALAAEADSGAADASSRILVVTDARRREVYWALYGGGRRLRGPEVAAPGVVADELAADRSAGRIGAAAGSAAHLELTGWTGGAPAIAVPTVRGLIAAAAADIIAGREPAPLVPLYLRRPDAVEQKDRRAGAAR comes from the coding sequence ATGAGCGAGCGTCTGGTGCTGGCGGTCGACACCGCCACCGACTCGGTGGTGGCCGGAGTGGCCGCCCTGCACGACGGCGAGGTGCGGGTCCTGGCCGAGCGTGTGGTCGCCGACCATCGGCGGCACGCGGAACTGCTCACCAGCCTCATCGCCGAGAGTCTCGCCGAATCCGGCGCCGCCCGAACCGATCTGACCGCGGTCGTCGTCGGCTGCGGGCCCGGGCCGTTCACCGGGCTCCGGGTCGGGATGGCGACCGGCGCCGCCTTCGCCGATGCGCTCGGGATCCCGGCGTACGGTGTGTGCTCTTTGGATGCACTTGCCGCCGAAGCCGATTCGGGCGCCGCCGATGCCTCGTCTCGGATTCTCGTGGTGACCGACGCGCGCCGGCGTGAGGTGTATTGGGCGCTGTACGGGGGCGGCCGCCGGCTGCGCGGGCCCGAGGTGGCCGCGCCCGGGGTGGTCGCCGATGAACTCGCCGCCGACCGGTCCGCAGGACGGATCGGGGCTGCTGCCGGTTCTGCCGCCCATCTGGAGCTCACCGGCTGGACCGGCGGCGCACCCGCGATCGCGGTACCGACCGTCCGCGGGCTCATCGCGGCCGCGGCCGCCGACATCATCGCCGGACGGGAGCCCGCACCCCTTGTCCCGCTGTATCTCCGACGCCCCGACGCCGTCGAGCAGAAGGACCGCCGGGCGGGTGCGGCGCGATGA
- a CDS encoding WhiB family transcriptional regulator — MPQPNHLPGPNADIWDWQMSGLCRGVDSAMFFHPDGERGRARAQRERRAKEMCHQCPVIAQCREHALAVAEPYGIWGGLSESERSILMKRGVGRRMAS; from the coding sequence ATGCCTCAGCCCAATCATCTCCCCGGCCCCAACGCTGACATCTGGGACTGGCAGATGTCAGGACTCTGCCGCGGCGTCGACTCGGCCATGTTCTTCCATCCGGACGGCGAGCGCGGCCGGGCCCGAGCGCAACGTGAGCGCCGCGCGAAGGAGATGTGCCACCAGTGCCCGGTCATCGCGCAGTGCCGGGAGCACGCCCTCGCGGTGGCGGAGCCGTACGGCATCTGGGGCGGCCTCTCCGAATCCGAGCGCAGCATCCTGATGAAGCGCGGCGTCGGCCGCCGGATGGCCAGCTGA
- a CDS encoding anti-sigma-D factor RsdA produces MSGQSDWRRRRVVGGDQPNRPGQPPAHRRAPGASGPSPAGPGPRPLDSAPSGVDPASVEDDALDLSEVNFDENFLDALTRDVPVPTRDAAEYQLAEMLSGWKSEIMSTPEPELVSVDDVERAIGTTERASRGRRMVRHLRVVSGAAAIVIVAAAGLTVLSEGSQPGDPLWGIKQVVFAEAASQTQAAHDVRNNLERAEAAIAAGDPGAAAGLLAEAQERMGPMDSEMRDEMTEWMNRIRDGAGLPTELTVPAPSTGAEQPATTEPTRPDLTSREDEPSSPGESTPPGGGTDEPTTPSEQTSEPQVPSTVPSSSAPTQPSTPSSSTKVTRYPAEFPEIPWTPPPGVDASGRPIG; encoded by the coding sequence ATGAGCGGACAGTCTGATTGGCGTAGACGCCGTGTCGTCGGTGGTGACCAGCCGAACCGACCCGGCCAGCCACCGGCGCATCGCCGTGCGCCGGGTGCGAGTGGCCCGTCGCCGGCCGGTCCCGGACCCCGACCGCTGGACTCGGCTCCGTCAGGCGTCGATCCCGCCTCGGTCGAGGACGACGCCCTCGACCTCTCCGAGGTCAACTTCGACGAGAACTTCCTCGACGCGCTGACCCGCGACGTGCCGGTGCCGACCCGCGACGCGGCCGAATACCAACTGGCCGAGATGCTGTCGGGCTGGAAGTCCGAGATCATGTCCACCCCGGAGCCGGAGTTGGTGTCCGTCGACGATGTCGAACGGGCGATCGGCACCACCGAGCGGGCCAGTCGCGGGCGCCGGATGGTCCGTCACCTCCGCGTCGTGTCGGGTGCGGCCGCGATCGTCATCGTCGCGGCGGCCGGTCTGACCGTGCTCTCCGAGGGCTCGCAACCCGGTGACCCGCTGTGGGGCATCAAGCAGGTCGTGTTCGCCGAGGCGGCGTCGCAGACGCAGGCCGCGCACGATGTCCGCAACAATCTCGAGCGAGCCGAGGCCGCGATCGCGGCGGGCGACCCGGGCGCGGCGGCCGGCCTGCTGGCCGAGGCGCAGGAACGCATGGGACCGATGGACAGCGAGATGCGCGACGAGATGACCGAGTGGATGAACCGCATCCGCGACGGCGCCGGTCTGCCGACCGAACTCACCGTTCCCGCGCCGTCGACCGGCGCGGAACAGCCGGCCACGACCGAGCCGACCCGACCGGATCTGACCAGCCGCGAGGACGAGCCCTCGTCGCCCGGCGAGTCGACCCCGCCCGGTGGCGGTACCGACGAGCCGACCACGCCGTCCGAGCAGACGAGCGAACCGCAGGTGCCGTCGACGGTCCCCTCGTCGAGCGCTCCGACACAACCCTCGACGCCGTCCTCGAGCACCAAGGTCACGCGTTACCCGGCCGAATTCCCCGAGATCCCGTGGACCCCGCCCCCCGGTGTGGATGCATCGGGTCGGCCGATCGGCTGA
- a CDS encoding alpha/beta fold hydrolase has protein sequence MSGAPLVDDSERVGLLAGVAGIAALGGMAAVGAARNIARKSVVGRADPHADVDLTALYGERATTVTTDDGLELAVRIVDLGTVTADSAPDLTIVFVHGFSLRLSSWHFQRAQLAAEWSDRNYRLVFFDHRGHGESDPAPTETCTIAQLADDAAAVVRATVSVGPVVLVGHSMGGMTLMGLARRHPALFSTHGPVAGVGLVATASRGITDAGLGEGLRNPVVDAFRMSVRRAPRLVQAGRGLTRSALEPVLVAASFGPTFYSPALGAAVDKMIQSTPIETIVNFLHALEIHDESTALPVIAQVPTTVVCGDRDRLTPLRNSVRMYSQLGADSRLVVAKGAGHMVQMEEPRLVSDAIVELVDRARVALPAPRRRWWKRGRG, from the coding sequence GTGAGCGGGGCACCACTGGTGGACGATTCCGAACGCGTCGGATTGCTGGCCGGGGTGGCGGGGATCGCCGCCCTGGGCGGTATGGCGGCCGTGGGGGCGGCACGAAACATCGCTCGCAAGAGTGTGGTCGGCCGGGCGGACCCACACGCCGACGTCGACCTCACCGCGCTCTACGGCGAGCGGGCGACCACGGTCACCACCGATGACGGCCTCGAGCTGGCGGTGCGGATCGTCGACCTCGGGACGGTGACGGCCGACTCGGCGCCCGACCTGACGATCGTGTTCGTGCACGGCTTCAGTCTTCGGTTGTCGAGCTGGCACTTCCAGCGCGCGCAACTCGCCGCGGAGTGGTCCGACCGCAACTACCGTCTGGTGTTCTTCGACCATCGGGGTCACGGGGAGAGCGACCCGGCTCCGACCGAGACGTGCACGATCGCCCAGCTCGCCGACGACGCGGCAGCCGTGGTCCGGGCCACCGTCTCGGTCGGACCCGTTGTCCTCGTAGGTCATTCGATGGGGGGCATGACCCTGATGGGCCTCGCTCGCCGCCACCCGGCACTGTTCTCGACCCACGGTCCGGTGGCCGGTGTGGGTCTCGTGGCGACGGCATCGCGCGGTATCACCGACGCCGGACTCGGTGAGGGACTGCGCAATCCGGTGGTGGACGCCTTCCGGATGAGTGTCCGCCGCGCCCCGCGCCTCGTACAGGCCGGCCGCGGACTGACCCGCTCGGCTCTCGAACCGGTGCTGGTCGCAGCGAGTTTCGGACCGACGTTCTACAGTCCGGCGCTCGGTGCGGCGGTGGACAAGATGATCCAGAGCACGCCGATCGAGACCATCGTGAACTTCTTGCACGCGTTGGAGATCCACGACGAATCCACCGCCCTGCCGGTGATCGCGCAGGTCCCGACCACGGTTGTGTGCGGCGATCGGGACCGACTGACGCCGCTGCGCAACTCGGTGCGGATGTACTCCCAACTCGGCGCCGACTCGCGACTGGTGGTCGCCAAGGGCGCCGGTCACATGGTCCAGATGGAGGAGCCGCGTCTGGTGAGCGACGCGATCGTCGAACTGGTCGACCGGGCGCGGGTCGCGCTGCCTGCTCCCCGCCGGCGCTGGTGGAAGCGAGGCCGGGGATGA